Within Mobula birostris isolate sMobBir1 chromosome 12, sMobBir1.hap1, whole genome shotgun sequence, the genomic segment CAACGTAAGTTACAATGTGTTCTGTTGATGGGTAGGTACTTGTTTATCTAACAGTCTCCATTTATCAGCCCCTGAAAGTCTGGTTTCCATTTGTTATTGAAATAAAACGACAAATCTGTTTTGAAAGGTTATCAGGTTCCTATGAAGCAACCAAAAGTTTTCATTTAATTTTGTATGTTATGTATATAAAGTTATTTGCCAGTAATGCTCAACTGCTACAAAAGAAAACTCACCCTACAGCTATACATCAACTTAATGCAAATGTTACCATGGGCACTGTAAGATTTGAAGTATTTGTGGTGTGACTGTTAGAGAAGATACTgcacattcaacaaattcaaacAATGCTCTTTGTGTTCTTGCTCAAATAGTCCAGCTTATCTGATTTTTTAATATAATGTAATTGATGTGATTTACAGGTTGTTATTGTTCTCAAATGGCTCTCAGGGCTTCTAAATCTCCTGGCTTCATTCAGCTTCCATTGCGTGGTGACAGAtgctttgtgtttctttgtaatttCAACTGCATTTTAGCAGCCTTGGATAAATGCTCAGTCTACTTGCATTAGAGCAGTAAAAACGAAATGCTGGATTCGCAGACAGGTTAACCTAACCTCTGTCTGATTTTGCATCTGTGCACTCTTCAATTTATGTGATGGGGATACACCTTAAATGTCAAAGTTAGCTATTCTGTTTACAGATTCCAAGCCTGTGCATTTAGACTTTCTAATTTAATTATCATGTTTGTAGCACttgcatttaaaaaaatcattgaaGCATATTCTAGTGTTTTATTTCCCAATTTTTATTCTACCTTTGAACATGATGGTTATATTTTTGGTCTGGGAGAGGAATATAGTTTGGCAGTTTTCTCTCTTGCTATCAGAATAAACTTACAGGGATTCATATTGAATCATCTGTTTTTGTATTAAATGAAGTATCTTGGCATCAGGTTATGTTTTTGAAGGATGTAAGTCTAGATGGTATTCTACACTATTGTATTTTTTCACTTTACCGAAAGGGTAGCAAAAAGCATTTCTCCCATCACCGCAGTTGGTCGTACTCATTGACTAATTGATGAGATGAGCTTATCCACATTAGGCTTGCACCGCTCTGGTTTTCCCTTTTAGCATTTTCCCAAAGAAAGTGTTTAAGTTTAGTTGTGGACCAAGAGCAGAATGCAACAGTTTAGACACCAGGAGTTTGAATGGTGAGAACTTTGTCACTCAGACTTTGCTGTAAAATGAGACAAACACTGTAGACTTGTTACATACAGAGATCTTGTCTGATGCACAATTACATCAAAGAGGTTTGAATGGTAGTCTGCTCCAATGTCACCATCAATCTCTCAGCTGTGGCAAGATGTATGAAAACAATCCAGTGAACATTTTGCATACAATTTATCTTTGGAACTAATGATGCTGAGGGGTTGGGGGTTCAAATTAATTTCCTCTGTGATTGAAACTTTTGGAATATACTGCCCACAAAGTAACTGATTCTGACTTTAATGTAAcattgttcctgaaacattgtgttctttatgcagATTAAACTTAGTGAAGTGGTAGGAACTGGAAAAGATGAAAGAATTCTCAAAGAAGATATACTGAACTACTTGGCTAAGCAAACTGGTGCTATTTTACCACCTTCACCTGAGATTGTTCCACCTCCACCAGAGCCAACTTCACCCAAAGCTAAAggggcacctcctgtacctaaacCAATAACTCCAAAAATAACATTTATGGATAAAGATAGAACTGAGCCAGTTAAAGGTAAACTACTTCAGATTGCTCAATATTCTGcatttttaaatgtttaatatacaGAAAACATTGGAATATGAGCCCAAAGTGGTATGAAATAGTGAAGTATTCAAAATTTCATTTCTGGAGATTATTTTTATCTTAACAGATGCAATTATTGAAGGCTTGTGTTCTTTTTGAGGTACCTAAGAACACAAGGAAAAAGGTGCTGCAGAAGGCCAACAGACCCCTCTAGTTTGCCCTTCCATTCAGTATAATTATCACTAATCTATGCTGGCCTCAATTCTTCTTTGCCAGTTCCCCATGGCACTGAATTCCTCAatgtttcaaatatttatctgctTCCTCCTTAAATATGTCTAATGATCTGTCTACCAACACCCttggtggcaaagaattccagaggttTACTATTCTCTCAGAGAAAATACCTTTAAAGCACCTCAGTTGTAAATGACTGGTCCTTTATTTTGTTGCTATGTCCCTTTGTGTTCTGTCTCCCACCAGTGGGAATGTCTCAACTAACCTGCCAACCTCGCTTAGGATCTTTGTATGTTTGaataaggtcaccccttattcttctaaactctaagggATACAACTGTTATGTCCCAGGAATTAGCCTAGTAAATCTCCTTTGGACAGCCCTGAATTCTACCATATCCTTTAGGtaaaaagacaaaaaaactgtGAACAATATTTCAATTGTAGCCTTGACTATACTTGCAACTGTACCAAATGTATCTTTTCTTAACtccaagaaagaacaacatgctGTTTGCTTTCTTTACTACTTGCTAGTCCTAGCCGCTAACATTTTATAATTTAGGCATTAGAAAACTTAGATCCCACTGAACTTGCAGAATCTTTATTTAGATATTCACCTTTTGCATGACTTTGTACTCCCCAACATTAAATTCCATATGCCAGGGTTTCACCCACTAACTTGATCTGTATCCCAATACAGAATTACTATGTCTTTATCACACAATGCCCTTGAAATTTTATATTATTGGAAAGCTTGGGAACCTTGCAATTTGTTTCTTCCTCCAGGTCGTCAACGGAAATAGCAAACAACTGAGGGCCAGGAACCAATTTGCTAGAATGCTCTCCTAATTACATCAATCCagcctgaaaaggacccatttatTACAACTCTTTATTTTCCATATAGCAACTTGTTTCAATTCATGCTAACACACTTCCTCCAATACTTTGGGCTCTTAATTGATGCAccagcctcttgtgtggcaccatGTTAATTAACTGCATTTTGGAAATCTAAGTATACTACATATCAATCAGTTCTCCAGGTGACATACTCATAATTAGATCATGTTTATCAAACATGATATTGCTTtcataaaaccatgttgactaggTTTGGTTATATTCAGTTTTAAtaaattattactttttttttaaaactctttgAGGTATGTGCTCCCCAGTCCCCACTTCTTTCCGgaaaggttttaaaaaaaaatccattcaagGTAATGAGGTTTTCAAGCAGCCAGTTCCAAAACAATGTGATGTTCTCCCTGCTGACTGATAAGTGGGTCTGGAAAGATTGGAAAAGATAGAAGGGCAGAATGTGCAGAAGACTTCATGTAAACTGCAGCCAACAGTCAAACTAAGTGCATCCCATCTCCAAAAATCCATATCTTCCAGTTAAATTAGGATTCTTTTAAAAGCTTTGCACTTCTCAGTTGTATGCAGAATGTTGCAAAATTAAAGTGAACAAACACttggaatgttttttttaaatcacagggATCCGAAAGGCTATGGTAAAGACAATGTCTGTTGCACTGAAAATTCCTCATTTTGGCTACTGTGATGAAGTAGATTTAACTAACCTTGTAAAACTACGAAAAGAACTGAAAGCTGTAACTGAAGATAGAGGCATCAAACTTTCATTCATGCCATTCTTTATAAAGGTGAGCAAGATTATTTTGATCAAAATTAAAATATCTATtggttacttcttcaaaactgCTACATAAATTAGGTGATGCCcttctgctctgtcatttaaaGTTTAGTCATGTGGGGCTACTTAATGAAGCTGTTGGTCTTAACAACAGTTGGTAAATGATAGATGGTGCCATTAGTTTGTCAGGGATGCATCTTTATACTTAcacttttttaaatttttcttgtTTTCCGGTGGCTAAAGTTTTTGATCTATCAAAAATGTTGATGTTCCTGTTCCCTTTTTGTTATCTGTAGTATGCTTCAGTGTTACTTAATTTCTCTGGATGAACAATTGTTTTCAATACTAAAAAATTGTTTAGAgaataaattaaaatattttgttCACCCAATACCAGCCAGTGTCTGCAAGCATATTTTCACATTACTTGAATAAAAAATACTTCTACAGCAAATTTGAATGATAAATACTCAGAAAATTATAGGTCGCATGTCCTCCTATAGTATTTACAATTCAACAGGAGATCTCGTGTTTGGTTACATATTTCAAGTTATTTCAACCTAAGTAGTAAAATTGTTATTATACTATGTCATATAAAAAAGTTATGATACAAGTCCAAATACATGAAATTATGAAACCAGtgataaaataaaagaaaatttgAGGAGAGATCTTGTGAAATATAAAACATTTCATTAAGTTTTATTAGTGGAAAGTAACTTGTAAATTCTGTGTTTGATTCcaacaggcagcatctttggggtTGCTACAATATCCTGTCTTAAACGCTTTGTTGGATGAAAACTGCCAGTTTATAACTTATAAGGTATAACTGCATTATATGAAAGCTTAAAAATGAACATTGTAATGCAGAATGTTTTTCTGGATTATATAATTTCATTATTAACCCTGTATTGAGATGGTGATTGAGATGAACTGATGCTGTGGCCTGCAATTAATAGACTCCTGAATCAACTGCAGTGATAACTGGTTTCGTGGCTGTAGACTCActcttgtgaacttcagttctgaatgttatttgcttacttttgttgtttgcatgatttggttTTATTCTGcacagtctttttttaatggtttttattgcatttctttgttttgtggctgcctgtatggagactaatctcaaggttatatatagtattcatactttgtactttgaaatatTAAGTCTATTGCAGCTATATCTGACTTTGTTAACGTGGCTTGATTAGGTGATTCCTTTCCAAAAAGATCTGCAGAATTAAACTACAGGTCGATTTCTGAATATCCTTTCCCTATGTATGTTGTGAAGTCTTGTGTAACCAATACTTTAAATTATAGATGAAAATGAGTGAGGCTGACATTGGAAGAGGGAGATCAAAAGCTTCATCTGGACAATGTGATTGTATTGAGACGTACAGCACTTACAGGGAAAAATACATTGCAAATTTGATGTTTGCATCAGATAGCATGTCCCTAAAATATTTTATCTAATTAAATGCTGCTGGTGTGCTTTATTTCAAGTTAATGGTTAAACAAGAGTTTAGTCATGCCTTTGTATCCATGGCTACCACATTTGACTCCAGCTTAATGTTCAGCTGCTATCACCTGACCAATTGTGGGTCCTTGAGAATTAATATGTTTGCAGATATCTTGAAATCTCATTGGAATATTACAGCTAATTGTGTTTTAAGTAGTTTTAGCCAGAATGTTACATAATTTAAAATCAGTGTATGTACTGTTTAATGTGAATAGATTTGCACTCAAATTCCAGTATGGCACATGAAGTACTTTTATACCATGTTTGactttttgttatttttattacGGTAACCTTGTTACCCATGTAACTTTCTTTCTGAGCTCATAGATTTAGTTTCAGATTGTATACATAGTTTAGAAGAAGTGTTACCACACAGTACTTTCACTCAGCTGTTTCAACTATACTTGGCCATTAAACTTTATTTCACTAATATCTGTAAAGAAATGAATTTCCATCAGTGAAGAAAATGTAACATATTATATGTAGATAGTACTCCTAATTTTTGAAATGCTAATCCTAGTTGGTTTTGTCTTTCTGGACAGGCTTCACATAACATTGGCATTGCTATGGATACACAACAAGGTCTGATTGTTCCAGTAGTAAAGAATGTACAGATTCTCAGTGTCTTTGAGATTGCAGCAGAATTAAACCGGCTGCTTACTCTGGGTTCAGCAAATCAACTGGGAACAAACGATCTTACTGGAGGGACATTCACTCTCTCCAACATTGGCACGGTCAGTAAAGTGCAATCATGTTATCAGTATTTCCTAGtatgtctttgggtatatttttTAATGATCCTCTACTCAAAtttagaatcaggattattaaTGTGCACACAttatgaaacttgttgttttgcagctgcagtacctTGGAAAACATAAACTACCATCagtttataaattacaaaaataacaatacagaagacaaataataaggtagtgttcatggaccattcagaaacttgatgacagagaggaaggaCCCCTTATTaacatgttgagtgtgggtctccaggctcctgtgcGTCTTCTGTGATGGTAGTAATGCAGAGAGGGCGTGTCTTAGTTGGTGAAGGTTGCAGTGATGAACGCTGCTTTCTTGGGGCacgcctcttgaagatgttctcgatggcaGGAAGGGCTGTACCAAAGACtgagtctacaactctctgcagccttttgCGATGCATCGACtcagaatgctgtccaaatttgcaagagtctttggcgaCATTCagaacctcctcaaactcctaatgaagtagatcTGCTGGTGTGCCACCTTTTGATTACATCAATGTCTTAGGCTGAGGATAGATCCTCTTTGATGTGGATGCCAGGAAttagaaactgctcaccctttctaccgcTGACCCCtacatgaggactggtgtgttttctCTTGACTTCCCTTCCTAAATTcaaaatcaattccttggtcttgctgacgttgagtatgAGATTGTTTTGTGACACCATTCAATCTCTTCATTATTGATTCTGAAGTATCAAAATTAGACTTTCTTCTTGTATGTCCTATAGTCAGAATTTTTCCTGCTTTGTGTCTATTCTGCCTTCATAGGAGACTTGTGCTTTGCAGAGTTGTCTCTGGCTACACTTGATAATTTCATCACATACATGAAGCAAGATTGGGTATTCTAATTCTAATTTAAATAAGGATTAACAAACGCTGAGTTATATTCTCTCAGTTACAGAGTAACACAATATTGATGTGCAGTGTGGCATACTAGTTTATAAAGCGTTCAGAGGGAAAATACAAAAGCTTAACTGCTTTATTATATTAAATAAATTGATTTTTGTAACTTTTAATTGAATTAAAACAAAATTTAGGACGTGCCAATACACTGTGACACCATTGAGTTCCAGACTTGCTTCAGTATTAATTTGAAGGTACCTCTTCAGAGCAAAGCAGTGTAAGTCAGCATCAGTTTTATTTCTAATCATCACTGCCCATCAGGAGCCCACTTTTTTCTGAAATATCAAAGGAACAAATTTCACTTTGGTTTCCATGTTCATTGGTCTGAAAAATAAAGTGTTATATTCATTAAAAGGGGTGTTCTGATTTGCATGTGACACATGTTTTGTCCTGTTCCTTGCCCCCTTCTGATTTACTTTGAATTGATTGGAAAATGTTCTTTTGTTTTATGCTAACAACACTCttttaaaagaaaattttaaaatcaCTGAAGATTGTTCATTCAAAACTTCGTATGACACAAAGCTATACCTAGAGGGCATTTCTTATGAAGgttggttgagcaagctagggcttttttcttggagcaaagggggatgaggggtgacttgaaagaagtgtacaagatgataagaggtatagatcaagtggatagccagagactttttccccaggcagaaatggctaatacaaagggggATGCTTTTTGGAGATTGGATGAAAGCATAGGGGAGATGTTGGagaggttttttacacagagagtggtgagtgcacggaatgcactgccggggtggtgaggaggccgatacattagggacattaaagagattcttagataggtacatagatagtagaaaaatggagggctatggaggagAGAAgagctagattgatcttagactaggtttaaaggttggcacaacatcatgagccgaagggctatactgtgctgtaatgttctatgttcgtaTATATTCTTAAAGGTGATTTATTGTTGCATGTTAAATATCAAACTTAAGTTTTACTCAGATACCATGATCACACATTGATTCTTCGTTATAGATGAAAAGGAAATGAGTGGGGTTTaaattttgttgttgttgttgtcccAAGGAATGGCTCCCAGTGTATTATTGGACAGTTGGAATCTCTTAAAAGTTTTGCATCCTGATGTGCAAGAATAAAGGGACTTGATTAAGTAGTTGTTGGCCATATGTATTGCTTGTAGTTGCAATAAAATTTAGCTATGTTCTTTTATTTGTAACATAGAATTTTGAGTATTTCAAGATTTGTTCAGCCTGGTATGCATAAACATTGGGAAAGTATTAAATGAAATGTTTTTTGTACTCCTTATGAAAACACTGAATTACAACTCCAGTATAGGTGATGATCAACTGATGCTGACAATATCCAAGGGCAGATAAATACTGTAATATAATCTAATGATTAATTAAAACTGCTGACATCAATTCTTTTTGACTCTTTAtaaatctgatgcagcataaataCTTTACAAATTGTCATAGGACCTGTAACAGTAGAGCACAGGTCTTTGGTCCATGTCTGCTGGCCTTGATGCCAACTGAAACAAGTTTTTTTTGTTCTGATCAGTTCTTCCTTCACTGCTGATATGACTCCATTTGCCCTATAGAGTTACTTCCAGCAAATTGAGTATCTGCTTAATCACCATTCAAATTTGAACCAAGTTTGAAGCCCTGGTATTTGAATTCTTACAGAAATAGCATGATAACAGATCACTGGCCCAAAAATCccacgccacccaattacacccatgtgaccaattaacctactaacacatACACCTttagaatgtgtgaggaaaccggagaacctggTGGAAAgccatgtacaaactccttacagactgcggcaggaattgaacccgccTTGCTGACGCAGCGAAGTGTTGAGCTaattgctacactaccatgctgtgaCTTATGTTGTGAGACAGTCTGGGCTCTTGTATGTTTACTTTTCATCTCTCAGACAGCTTGAGTTTTGGTGAAAAGAAATCAAAAATtgatggaaatctaaaataaaaacagaaaatgctggaaagaacAAGTTAGGTGACATTTAGAGAAAgcgaaacagaattaatgttcaGGTGAAATTGGGAAAAGGTGAAAACAAAGGTTTTAGTGATTGAGTTAATATAATGTACAGGATTTCATCAGCTTGATTAGAGTCATAATCAGAATTGGGGTTATCATCGTTGTCttaaatgtgaaatttgttttgtggcagcagtacagtgcaaaggcaaAATTGCATATTACATACTTGTATTTATTGTATCACATTATGACTTTGTACAATGGCTGAGTTGCTGAAAAGCTAAAAATGTAATTACAGTGTCACAAGCTAACTAAATCAAGAACACAGATGTCTTGAGCAAATGAGTGTACACTACAGCATTGGCTTCTATACACAACCCACACAGAAGGTACTGTAGCCACATGCCTCGTGCTTCACCTTGCTCTTAATGATTACACAATTGGAAGCTTGTGTGTATCCAACATTTGCTTTTTGCTAGTTAGGAAAACAGTTAATATTGTGCAGTAGAACTGACAattgaaatttattttatttagctgtTAAAGTAAGGCGCTGAGTGCACCAGAAATCATTAATGTATAGCATTTGTCTGTTTGTAGATTGGTGGCACCTATGCTAAACCTGTTATACTACCTCCAGAGGTAGCTATTGGAGCAATTGGAAAGATACAGGTGCGTATAAAAACAGTTATCATTGTTTCAGGTTCAAGCGGATCTTGGATGGGGCCCAAGAGGACCTGAAGGAGAGACTGTAGAATGGAACAAGTGGACAGTAGATTGGAGTTCAAACAGACCTGAAAGGCTAAATTACCTTGTTGGGTAAACTAGGCGCAGGAATGGACAGAAGGAAGAGGAAGCTAACCAATCAATGTACTGTTGAGTGATTGAAAATAGGCCACATGGCAGAGTGGTTGAAAATAGGCCACAAAATGTGAAGAAGTGCAAGGTGACTGCAAGTGAATCTGGCACACTGAGCAAACCTGGCAGAGTGAAGTTCAAGTGGACCTGAAGGGTTGATGACCTGGTGGCCTATGTAGGGTGAACCATGGGCATAGCAAAGGGGCAAATAACCAAGGAATACACAACAGTATTTGGCTACTGGGTGATTGGAAGTGGACCATGCAGTGTGAAGATGTGCAAGGTGACAGGCCCATGAACCAGGTAGGGTGAAGCTTAAAGAGATGTAAGAAAGCAGAGCAAAACATGAGTTGGACTAAGTAGGGCACAGAGATAGTAAGTATCAGGGAGAAACTCAGAGGCAGAAAGATGATCCTGAGTGGATCTGGCAAACTGTGTGCGGACCTGGCAGACTGGAGTTCAAGCAGACCTGGGAGGAGGCAGCCTAACAGAACATAAAGGGTGAGCGACATGCAGGGGatggatggagtgaagggtggatgTCCAAGGAATGCAAGGTGATTAACTGCAAGGTGATTGTAAAATTTTAAAGGCAATGCTGACTCAGGAGAGTGAAGCAGAAATGATATAGGGCATGGTGAGCCAAAGGGTCTTTTTCATTGCTGTATGATGCTGTGCCTCACAGGCAGTTTACAGGTAAGAAATCTTATTCACTTTTTCTGCCATCTTATCCAAATTTCTGACTTTGTGTTGCTCTTTAGGTTCTCCCCAGATTTAATGACAAAGGTGAAATAATCCAGGCTCAGATTATGAATGTTAGCTGGTCAGCTGATCACCGGATTATTGACGGAGCCACAATGGCTCGTTTTTCAAATCTTTGGAAATCTTACTTGGAGAACCCTGCGTCGATGCTGCTAGACCTAAAGTAACTAGAGGTGATTGATGCACAGCACTTACGACACGGCTTTAAGGAAAGGGCATTGGGTGTAATTTACATGTAATTAAGTGCTGTTGCAATCTTC encodes:
- the dbt gene encoding lipoamide acyltransferase component of branched-chain alpha-keto acid dehydrogenase complex, mitochondrial isoform X2 codes for the protein MTSVPGKMATVRAVLAVLRGEGLKLSSRRTPFRQVCVHHYRCCSNGHFMKPQYPIFNKSSIQVCVQSRYLRTSAAVNGQVVQFKLSDIGEGITEVNVKEWYVKVGDTVSQFDSICEVQSDKASVTITSRYDGVVRKIYYNVDDTAYVGKPLIDIETEAIKAVVPEQDVVEAPAVLNEEHTHQEIKGQKILATPAVRRLAMENNIKLSEVVGTGKDERILKEDILNYLAKQTGAILPPSPEIVPPPPEPTSPKAKGAPPVPKPITPKITFMDKDRTEPVKGIRKAMVKTMSVALKIPHFGYCDEVDLTNLVKLRKELKAVTEDRGIKLSFMPFFIKAASLGLLQYPVLNALLDENCQFITYKASHNIGIAMDTQQGLIVPVVKNVQILSVFEIAAELNRLLTLGSANQLGTNDLTGGTFTLSNIGTLQYLGKHKLPSVYKLQK
- the dbt gene encoding lipoamide acyltransferase component of branched-chain alpha-keto acid dehydrogenase complex, mitochondrial isoform X1, whose protein sequence is MTSVPGKMATVRAVLAVLRGEGLKLSSRRTPFRQVCVHHYRCCSNGHFMKPQYPIFNKSSIQVCVQSRYLRTSAAVNGQVVQFKLSDIGEGITEVNVKEWYVKVGDTVSQFDSICEVQSDKASVTITSRYDGVVRKIYYNVDDTAYVGKPLIDIETEAIKAVVPEQDVVEAPAVLNEEHTHQEIKGQKILATPAVRRLAMENNIKLSEVVGTGKDERILKEDILNYLAKQTGAILPPSPEIVPPPPEPTSPKAKGAPPVPKPITPKITFMDKDRTEPVKGIRKAMVKTMSVALKIPHFGYCDEVDLTNLVKLRKELKAVTEDRGIKLSFMPFFIKAASLGLLQYPVLNALLDENCQFITYKASHNIGIAMDTQQGLIVPVVKNVQILSVFEIAAELNRLLTLGSANQLGTNDLTGGTFTLSNIGTIGGTYAKPVILPPEVAIGAIGKIQVLPRFNDKGEIIQAQIMNVSWSADHRIIDGATMARFSNLWKSYLENPASMLLDLK